A stretch of Prosthecodimorpha staleyi DNA encodes these proteins:
- a CDS encoding FtsW/RodA/SpoVE family cell cycle protein: protein MVARTDRSSFAEWWWTIDRSLLAAFVALMVTGLVMSFAASPPVAERIGADQFHFVKRHAAFFLPALLVLFVGSFFTPRLVRRMALVTLIGGIALLAATLFFGQEIKGARRWLTIAGITVQPSEFVKPAFVIVVAWLFAERQRRPEIPGILFAVLLLIAMIGLLVAQPDFGQTMLTVIAWGSIFFVAGVPIFWVMVLGAAGVGGIYAAYTMLPHVTARINKFLAKFNGMEGAKANSTAFQADKALDSFASGGWLGRGPGEGTVKWILPDSHTDFIAAVMGEEFGILACLILASVIAYVVLRGLRHALATDDPFIRFSVTGLVTLFGVQSAINLAVNLHLVPSKGMTLPFISYGGSSLIAVALGMSWLLALTRRRAQTTRIARSIHDEQPLEALA from the coding sequence ATGGTCGCCCGTACGGATCGCTCGAGCTTTGCGGAATGGTGGTGGACCATCGACCGCTCGCTGCTCGCCGCCTTCGTTGCCCTGATGGTGACGGGGCTGGTGATGTCCTTCGCGGCGAGCCCGCCGGTCGCCGAACGCATCGGCGCCGACCAGTTCCATTTCGTCAAGCGGCACGCGGCCTTCTTCCTGCCGGCCCTGCTGGTGCTGTTCGTCGGTTCCTTCTTCACGCCCCGCCTGGTGCGGCGCATGGCGCTGGTCACGCTGATCGGCGGCATCGCGCTGCTCGCCGCGACGCTGTTCTTCGGCCAGGAGATCAAGGGCGCGCGGCGCTGGCTGACGATCGCCGGCATCACCGTTCAGCCGTCGGAATTCGTCAAGCCGGCCTTCGTGATCGTGGTCGCCTGGCTGTTCGCGGAGCGCCAGCGTAGGCCCGAAATCCCCGGCATCCTGTTCGCCGTCCTGCTGCTGATCGCGATGATCGGGCTGCTCGTCGCGCAGCCCGACTTCGGCCAGACCATGCTGACGGTGATCGCCTGGGGATCGATCTTCTTCGTCGCCGGCGTGCCGATCTTCTGGGTGATGGTGCTCGGCGCGGCCGGCGTCGGCGGCATCTACGCGGCCTATACGATGCTGCCGCACGTGACCGCGCGCATCAACAAGTTCCTGGCCAAGTTCAACGGGATGGAGGGCGCCAAGGCGAACTCGACCGCGTTCCAGGCCGACAAGGCGCTGGACAGCTTCGCCAGCGGCGGCTGGCTCGGCCGCGGCCCGGGCGAGGGCACGGTCAAATGGATCCTGCCGGACAGCCACACCGACTTCATCGCGGCCGTGATGGGCGAGGAATTCGGTATCCTGGCCTGCCTCATCCTCGCCTCGGTGATCGCCTATGTGGTGCTGCGCGGCCTGAGGCATGCCCTCGCCACCGACGATCCCTTCATCCGCTTCTCCGTCACCGGGCTCGTCACCCTGTTCGGGGTGCAGAGCGCCATCAACCTCGCCGTGAACCTGCATCTGGTCCCCTCCAAGGGCATGACGCTGCCCTTCATCTCCTATGGCGGCTCGTCGCTGATCGCGGTCGCGCTGGGCATGAGCTGG